One genomic segment of Candidatus Eisenbacteria bacterium includes these proteins:
- a CDS encoding co-chaperone GroES: MNVKPLADRILVRRLEEPETKRGGIIIPDTAKEKPQQAEVVATGPGRLTDDGKRIALEVKAGDKILMGKYSGTEVRIDGSEYLIMREEDVLAIVG; this comes from the coding sequence ATGAACGTGAAGCCTTTGGCCGATCGCATCCTCGTCCGCCGCCTCGAGGAGCCCGAAACGAAGCGCGGTGGGATCATCATTCCGGATACCGCCAAGGAAAAGCCGCAGCAGGCGGAAGTCGTGGCCACCGGCCCCGGGCGGCTGACCGATGACGGAAAGCGCATCGCTCTCGAGGTGAAGGCGGGCGACAAGATCCTCATGGGCAAATATTCCGGAACCGAAGTCAGGATCGACGGCAGCGAATACCTGATCATGCGCGAGGAGGACGTT